CAAAGATCATTCATGTCTTTCACCAATTGAATTCAGATAAAAACACCTAAAAGAAGGGTGGAATGCCAAAACATTGTCTACACGATCATATGGTTGCAAACAAAATCCATAAAAATAGAGATGTGGAAGTCGTACTGAAAACTAAAATTCTTCATTACCTTAGGGATACGACACTCATATTTCTCAACTTGATGCATTATTCCAGTTAACAAAAAGGCGCAACATTTCATTTCCTTAGAGACTGTACATCTTCTCCAAGCAAGACAAGTATGCCAACAATAAGTACACTATAATTTCTCTACAGATCATTTAACAGAGAACAGGGGAAATGATTTTTGATAGAAGCAAGCCATCAAATACCTTGCATAGTGAAAAAGATGCAAGCATGTTTCTCTATAATTTATGAGACCATGTAAGACAGGGAGGAGTTATCTCCAGAGAAGGGAGCCAATATTGCAAGGTAtaggatgtactccctccgtcccaaaataagtgactcaactttgtactaactttagtacaaagctagtacaaagttgagtcacttattttgggacggagggagtattctaCAGTAGGAAGACATAATATTCCATATTTAAGTATTCCCGGAACTAATTTTAAGTTTTTAACACTGAAGAAAAAGTTAATGCCAACATGACACATCGGATGCTTTGAACATGTCCACCATTTGCTATGTTCTTGAGAGAGATGAAACTGGTAATTATGTTGTGTTCGTGGCATATGTATCGTGCATGGAGCAGTATAAAATCAAACATGGTTGATTTGGTATCAACTCTTTTGCTCGGCGGTCTTCTGTGCGAGTATGTTTTTGGCTGGAATTTAATAGTACAGGACCTGGTGCTATGTACCTCCTCGGGCAATGTCACTTTCTGCTTTCCTACACTCTTGTTAATCTCATCCTTGACGTACCAATACCGGGGTTACCCTTTGCCTCTGTTTCTCATGGCATTGGAGTCATTGTACTGTCTTCTGCTAGAGTTACTTTTACTTGAGTGTGTGCTAAGATCAACCTCCTTAGTGCATATCTCTGAACTGAGAAGAATGCACTTAGGCACGATTTCTGAGAACATAAAACTGTTTTGATGATTGTCTTGTTTGTGCGCTCATATGAATAAAGCGCAGAGGTTACAGATGAATTAATTGAAACATGCTAATTTGAAATCAGAGAGCAAGCTGCTGTTGGTTAATTCTGTTAATAGTAGCCGGCTAGCCGCACTATGCTGTCATACTATGCCTTCAGGTTCAGGTAGAAGAAATAGAATCCAGGAAGAATTATAGTGTATTTTCTCCATACCTCGCCATTCCTTATACACATGGACATCTCTGTTCTGAACAGAACACTTGAACTCCTCTCTTTATGGCACAAAACTGAAACTGTGCTTGCCCTGTATATGAATATACTTTCCTTGCCTAAATAAAGTGTGGATAAACATGACCATTGTTTCTTCAGTAAAGTAGCTCAATTCAGTACAACAATTTAGATTGCACTTGGCCCGACCATTGTTTTTTCCCAGAGAAGTAACCATACACCAGTAGAAATATTCagtactccctctgatccatattgattgacaagtaatatggatcggagggagtataattgTTCATGTTTCAGCAGAAAGCTCAATTTCTCCCTCTACGAGAAACTAACTGAAGTCCAATAAATCGTTTGAACTAAGTTTCTAATGATGGGAAAGTCCTAACGGCTGAAGTACATCATAACACCTTGTGACACAAACAGTTGAGAAACAAATCCCCATAGTTCTGCTCCAACTTACGGACATAAATTACGAGCGGCAATTGCCAGAAGAGTATTCTTTGTACCGAAAAAAGTGGTGCAGATGAAAATAGTGAATTGCACCTCTAATTGTGACACTTCAACATACCTGAACAGATCCAGAACTCCATACCCATTGATATATGTGTGAAGGCCTTTTGTCAGTACAAAGCGATGCAATACATGAAAGAACTTTGACGCTTGAGTAGCGTAACTTTGTTTGAGAAAAGTACAATCTGTCATGCAAATAATATAAGAAACAACACATGAGAACACATAATATATGTAAAAGGCGCACAAATATGCACATCAATTCCAGAACTCCATCTCCATTAATATCTATGTGAAGGCCTCATTTTGTCAAATAAAGCCGAACATCTAGATCACAAGTCAGACTTGATTAACTATAAGATATTTATCAATCCATCCCTTAGAAGGAACAGGGTTTCTCAAGAAACTCATAATGTATACATGGATAAAGTACAACAGCAGATTCATCTATCAAACATTCCATTTGATTCGAAAAATATCAGTTTTATCTTCATTTACGTCTTGATATCAGGCGGCGTACCAACAGTTATTACCTTGTAAGCAATAGGGCAACCATCCCAATTAATAAAAATGAAGTAATAAACGCGTCGGTCGTAAAAATAATAATTAACTATAGACTTATTTTAGAAAGCAGGATTGTTTCTTAAAAAAAACTACATGATCTAACATCTAAGAATTAGCAGAGTGCAAATAGCAAAAGTCATTGAGATGCATGTTGTACCTTGCCTTTATCCCTTCCTTTTCATGTTCAACAACATTGGTAGTCCACTAAACTCAAGTATACTTAGTGATTGTTGAACGTAAAGCGTGTGCTGGGACTGCAATAGAAGCAAGATATTACATTTCGGAACAAAGCGATGCAATACATGTTAGAACTTCGATATTTGAGCAGTGTAACCTTGTTTGAGAAAAGTACAATCTGTTCTGCAATTAATATAAGAAACAACACATGAGAATTTGAGAACACATAGTGTATGTAGAAGGCGCACGAATATGCACACAAATTCCATAACAGACCGCATgcattatgcagattgaagatgtGCGATGGGTTAGAAAATTAGATGGTTAAAGCATTAGATACATCCTACAGGCAAAGGCTACAATATTGTAGAGAAACATGAGATATTAGCATCAGGCCATCACTTTACACTACAGTCTTGCACCATTGAGCCAGGGAACAGCAGATGCCAAACATAAACACTTAGTGTAATATATCACTAATTTAATCATAAAAGGAACATTAATAATAAACTGTACAGGCACTCCTTGGAAATGGCATACAAAGTAAATTCGGTTTGTAATTTGGCTTTGTAGCTATCTACCATATAGTTATCAATTCTCAACTTACAACTGATTCCGAGAACCAGAATAGTCACTCAAACACACATCCATACTATGGGGACTTCAAGATAAGCAAAACCGTCGTCGACTTGCCACAAACATAAGGTAGGTGCATTTTGAATTTTAATAGCCATATATAAATCATATACCTTCTTGCCATTAGATGAGCCGGTCGGATCTGCAGATTTCCCAGTAACCTTGGATAATCATTAGTATCATCTTTTTTGGGTGGACTGTGTTCACTGGGCTTGTGCACGTTACTCACAGCATTTTTTCCTTGTGTTCTCTTTAATTGTTTCCTTTTATGCTTCTTAAATTCACAAGTTGTAGGGATCCTATATCATGTCCTGAAAAAGAAATAATTTCATATATGAGTTCAAAGTACCTAAAATACTAGAACTGGAATACAAGATAACAGATATCTAGTCTTACCTGGTGGTCAGTCATGACACCAAGAATTGATTTTTGAGTTCCCAGAATTCGTACTGAGAATTTATATAACACAGTAGGTTCCAGTAAACAAACCACTGGATGATCTTTAAGAAAGAAGAAGCTCAATAAAAAACAAGGCAATTCTTCATTTCAGAGAAAAACAAGCAGAGAAATGAGGCAGATCGACAGGCAACTATTCCAAACGCCGACCAAAACAACAAAATAATTTTAACATCAACATGCTAGCCACTTCTGCCCAAAAGTAAGTATGAATTTCACCCAGCCATGAAACAGCCGGAGCTTCTTGATCATAACTTGTCTACATAAAAAACAAACAAGCCAGCTCATAGGGGGCCTAATTCATACACACTGTGCCGGTCAAAGAAAAAAAAGTGCACAGCTGGCACTTACAGAATCAAAAGGGGAGCACAATCTGTGAGCTGAGCCGGACAATGAAAGCCTTTCTTCTGCTTATCAGTACAAGTTTCATTTCTCCAGCTTATCTTAAGATCAAACACCAGATGAAGCATTGATCCCTTAAAGTGGTTAGCAGCTAAAGTGAAGTGATTGATACAACACCGAATGATGCAACGCAAAAGCAGGACTATAAAAGTAAAAGTATGGTTCAATACCTAACCAGATGTAATGGAACCATTATTGAGTTCCAAAAAAACATAGACACGAGGCAGATCAATAGGCAAACATTTCAGAGGCTGAACCAAATGACTTGTAATTTTAGAATCCACACTCACGTCAGCCACTTCAACCCAAAAGGAATTCAATGAAAATACATCTGGCACTCAATATCATACTTTTTGATCAACAAAGTATGAAAATCCACACTCACAGCTTCTTGATCATACTTTTTTATATTCATCAACAAAGAACAAAGAAGCCTTATAATGGTTCTAGTTggtacatacaacaggtcatgtGGACATGGAGAGCTAGGCCAATAAGAAACACCACAACACTCAATAACCCTAAGCGTTGACAACATAATGGTCTGGTCAAATGAAAGGCGAATCGTTGATAACATAACCCTCGAGTGTCGGAAAGAAGGTATGTTGAACAAGAGTTTGCTTGTGCACAATATTATAGGAAGGGAGGCCTCTGGCATGGAAACTGGCAATCAACTTGCCATCAATATCAACCTGAAACAGCCAGTCCTCAAAACCGACCAACACGAGCAACTCGCCGTCGCCATTAACAACCATCACTTCCTCATAATGGCTAGAATTTTGAGACTGGTCCCTGATCTCGGCAACCGGCAATTCAACCCGACACTTGAAAGCCCAGACCTCGCCTTGGTAGTCCTGCATCACCCAAATATCAACGGTTGTCTTTTCATCATTAAGTAAGAAGATGCCAAGCATGTCACCCATCTCAAACAGTCGTCCATAGTCCTCCTCGTGGGCAACCGGGGAACGGATCTGCCGGAACGACTCAGTGGTGGTGTCGAATACCATTATCCGGTTGCCGGTGTGCCAATGGAGGCTACCACGGAACAGAAGTCCGTGGTCAGCCAACGGATCAGGGCGCCCTATGCGCCTCGGCGGCTGGTTGGAGCCAATGGAGAAAACATAGATGGCACGTTGATCTGTTTCATGGTACAGCAACAGTCGGTACTGACCGGTAGGGGGGTGAGGGTACAACCCCACGGTCATGAAGCCATCGAGCTGCTCGAGGGGAGCATACTGTCGAGTTGCCGGGTTGCAGATGCAGAGGTCACAGTcgatggagaggaggaggaggccgtcgcAGGAAGCCACCGGGTAGAAGAGGGGAGTGAAACTCCCGTCGATCCCCCCTTCCAAGGGAGCCGTCTTCAGTCGCGCGACGCGCTGGAACTGGTCGGCGGCGGCGACTCCTGCACGATGGTCGAAGAGCGTGACGTCTAGGGACTGGCCGCCGTCGGCGACGTCGTTGTGGCTGTAGAGGAGGGGCAGGGCGGACTGGCGGGCGTGGTGGGACAGGAGGAAATCGCGGGTGGAGGTGGCGCGGCGCCACGCGGGGCTGACGGCGCGGCAGCGGAGGAGGGGTTTGGGGGGCAGGCGGACGAGGATCTCCGAGATGGTGATCTCGTCCGGGAGGCCAGTGAGGAGAGGAGTCGCTCCTGCGGCCTCCGCCATGGTCACTCACCGGGAGGTCCAGATCTGTGCCAGGACTCTGGAGTTGTGGGCTTGTAGCAGCGGCGGAGAGGTAGATCTCGTCTCGCGGATGTGCAATTTGGGCTGCTCTCCAACGGGCTGGGCTTGGCTTAGTCACCTCTCTCAACGGTATTTCTCAACAAACAACAAAAAAACTCTCTCAAGGGCaccaaaataataataataataataataataagctcTCTCAACGACAACCAGTCAGTTCTCGCAGAAAACAAAATTTTGTGCGCGTACTCTGGTTTCTCTATCAGAATAATGTAAGACATGAAAAGTTTACAACAATAACATCGAAGCTGCAAATTATTTTTTACAATGACGGCGTATCCAGTAATTAACGTAAAAGGCCTCTAACATTTTTTCCGAAAAAGGGTTgccccccgctttatattataaagcaacgACCACACGATACActtgctggggcctcagcacaagcAAGCCCAAAAGAAACGAAAAAGGAACTGAAGAGAAAATAATGCCAACAACGGCGGATCAACGAAAACGATGAGGACCCGCAACCGCCGCGTCCACCGGAAAATTCCACCACGCTCCTAGCACTCCGGACCACCGCATACCAAacaacaccttcaagaaggatcgcgacgatgacgacgctgttgCCCGGACatgtcctagggtttcccccggtacgcgAGGGGTGAGGTGGAAGGGGTATGCCCGACGCCCTTCAGGAAGGCACGGCGGCGCCCACGGGCGTCACCGCGTCGGTGCCGGCCCTGCCGACAAGGATTTCTCCCGACCACCCACCAACCACGACCCCAGACGATCCATCCCGCGCCACCAAACACACCGCCCACCAACTTGCGCCACCACGGTCGAGCAGTCTCCATCGCTGTCTCACCATGGCAAACGAAACGGGACCGACGGAAACAAGACGACGCAACCAGGAACCAGGAGCGGCAACATCAGCAGCCTCGCGGGAGGGGACATCCTCCACCGCCCCCGGCGGGATCCGACCGGACGCAGCACAGGGGCAAACCGGGCCACCCCCGACCCAGCCGAGCCCGAAACGGGCTCGCGAAGCCCCCGTCGCCGCGCTGCAGAAGGCGAGCCACCGTCGCCACCACCCCCAGCACGAGTCacgcccctgacccgtcggagacACCACAAGCAGACCGGGCCAGGCCCGCCCATACCCAGATCGAGCCCAaaagggcccagatctgggccggggaggcccgccgcgagccaccgcgccgccccgccgccaagCGGCCGCGCCACCGCCCGCACGCCACCCAGCACTCCGCCGCCCAgggagccgcgccgccgccggatccaTTGTCGCCGAGGAGCACCCCCGTCGGCCGCCGTCCGCCCGAGCCGAGGCGccatgcggggggggggggggggggggaaggccggggccgccgccgccggcaccacgCGGGCAAGGCCCGGTGGCCCAGGCCGACGACGGCGGAagggaaggagggggaggggagggctGGGAGGGGCGACGAGAGCCCCCGGTCGCCCCGCTCGGGGAGGCGACGCTGGGGAGGAGGAGCAATCTCGAACATTTTTTGAGGCATTCTTGCGTGCTTTAAATGTTCGGAGATCCATATATTCTGTACAACTACTGAATTTAATAACACTTTTATCCAGTAAAAATATTAAGTCCGATAATTCTCGTACAATACTAGCATTTTTTTGGTCGCATGGCCCAGCGGAAGAAACCCCAATTTCCTATATGATGCTCAAATTACAATCTTTCTTACATAATTCAGTTACCTCTAGGGTACCAGACCACTGTTCTATCCTCAACTCGCGCAGATTTTGCTAGAAATCACTAACCAAATTCTGGCCACGAGAAACATGAGAGATAGACGCCGTACGAAGAGACCTCATGTACTTAATTTCCCCAATCACATAAGAAAAGGGCGCATGCATTTTTATGGTTGTTCTTTTGAATTTATGAATTCTGTTGTTATTTTGTTCATTTTAGTCTCACATTCTATTATGCCATCTTGTGTTAATGCGATTGAATGTCTGTTTTCTCTCTTCTCTCCTTTTTAGTTAGTTGGACACTCTTAATTTCTCGAGGCTCCCACTCCCTCTCCTAACGGTCCATCTCCACGCCTCCACCATCGGTGCTACCGATTTGGAATAGAGGCTTAGCTCCAACTCGTGCAATGTATATATTTTCGAATGCTTGCATCTGCAGTCGTAGTTGATGCATTGTCCTTATGTTTCTGGAGCTGCCCACCATTGTGAGGGCACTAACATCCTGGCTTACACTCCCTTTGCATATTGATCATCATCCACTCTGATGTTGTAGGTTAGAAACCCTCCTCCGAAACCCTCCTTGACACGTTccatctgaaggaaatatgccctagaggcaataataaagttgttatttatattttcttatatcatgataaatgtttattattcatactagaattgtattaatcggaaacttagtacatgtgtacataaataaacagagtgtcactagtatgcctctacttgactagctcgttgaatcaaagatggttatgtttcctaaccatagacatgagttgtcaatTGATTaccgggatcacatcattagagaatgatgtgattgacttgacccattccgttagcttagcatttgatcgtttagtatattgttgttgctttcttcatgacttatacatgttcctatgaatatgagattatgcaactcccgaataccggaggaacattttgtgtgctaccaaacgtcacaacgtaactgggtgattataaaggtgctctataggtgtctccgatggtacttgttgagttggcatagatcgagattaggatttgtcactccgattgtcggagaggtatctctggacccactcgataatgcacatcactttaagccttgcaagaaatgtaactaatgagttagttgcgggataatgcattacagaacgagtaaagagacttgctggtaacgagattgaactaggtattgagataccgacgatcgaatctcgggcaagtaacataccgatgacaaagggaacaacgtatgttgttatgcggtttgaacgatgaagatcttcgtagaatatgtaggaaccaatatgagcatctaggtcccgctattggttattgaccggagatgagtctcggtcatgtctacatagttctcgaacccgtagggtccgcacgcttaacgttcggtgacgatcggtattatgagtttatgtgttttgatgtaccgaaggtagttcagagtcccggatatgatcatggacatgatgaggaatctcgaaatggtcgacacataaagatagatatattggacgactatatttggacatcggaatggttccgggtgagatcgggaatataccggagcaccgggaggttaccggaacccccgggaggtatatgggccttattgggccttagtgggagagaggagaagggagcaaaggagggcccccccaagcccaatccgaattgggaagggagccagccccccccctttccttcctccttcctcccacttccttccactcctagtccaagtagggaagggggggaatcctactcccggtgggagtaggactccccatggggcgcgaattaggagggccggccctccccctcctccactcctttatatacggggagggggacaccccatagacacacaagttgacattgttcttagccgtgtgcggtgcccccctccaccataatccacctcggtcatatcgccgtagtgcttaggtgaagccctgcgccggtagcttcatcatcaccgtcatcacgccgttgtgctgacgaagctcttccccgacactctgctggatcgtgagttcgtgggacgtcaccgagccgaacgtgtgcagatcgcggaggtgccgtaccttcggtgctaggatcggtcgatcgtgaagacgtacgactacatcaactgcgttgtcataacgcttccgcttacggtctacgagggtacgtagacaacactctcccttctcgttgccatgcatcaacatgatcttgcgtgtacgtaggaatttttttgaaattaccgcgtTCCCCATTAGTGGCTTCCgagctaggtttatgcgtagatgttatatgcacgagtagaacacaagtgagttgtgggcgataatagtcatactgcttaccagcatgtcatactttgattcagcggtatttttagatgaagcggcccggaccgacattacgcgtacacttacgcgagactggttctaccaacgtgcttcgcacacaggtggctggcgggtgtcagtttctccaactttagttgaatcgagtgtggctacgcacggtccttgtgaaggttaaaacatcacatacttgacgaaaaatcgttgtggttttgatgcgtaggtaagaaaggttcttgctcagcctgtagcagccatgtaaaacttgcaacaacaaagtagaggacgtctaacttgtttttgcagggcattttgtgacgtgatatggtcaagacatgatgctaaattttattgtatgagatgatcatgttttgtaacgaagttatcggcaactggcaggagccatttggttgtcgctttattgtatgaaatgcaattgccatataattgctttactttatcactaagcggtagcgatagtcgtagaagtaatagttggcgagacgacaacgatgctacgatggagatcaaggtgtcgcgccggtgacgatggtgatcatgacggtgctttgaagatggagatcaaaggcacaagataatgacggccatatcatatcacttatattgattgcatgtgatgtttatcctttatgcatcttattttgcttagttcgacggtagcattataagatgctctctcactaaatttcaaggtacaagtgttctccttgagtatgcaccaaccattgcgaaagttcgtcgtgcggagacaccacgtgatgatcgggtgtgataagctctacgttcacatacaacgggtgcaaggcagttttgcacatgcagatacactactagggaaaaccttatacacagaatcatagcagcagcgtggtttaaaaacaaacgctactgctaattagcagtagcgagctccAGTAAACCGCGCTACTAACActcacatagcagtagcgctctaggtgaaacaagcgctactactataattgccacggcattgcctccaggctagatatagtagtagcgcccttctcctggacgcgctactgctaaagtactcAGTAGCAGCGTTTTTCTTCAAAACTCGATGCTTCTAAGTATCACCgcaactaattaagtttagtcccatactggtaagcgaacaaggtgtttaccaccttaaatacgttacttctcaaactatctcgagcacttggtcttcattgaactatatgtgtaggatttgtggctgcaataAGAATCCTCGCCTGTACCTATACAGGTACagtgaggattcatgttgactatgtagattctacacaaaaagatcaatgatgaccaatATATATTTTTGATGTTTTTACATGCTTAGACTTATAGCGTATTTCCATGACAAAACGGTACTGATAAAAAGAAATAACTGATTCctttagcagtagcgtttgtttctaaaatgcgctatagctaagttagctacaACGCGTTTCCTtaagcgcgctactgctagttcGACTTAACCCCCCGCAGGCTCAAAATTTTGCTAAGTCCTCCT
This sequence is a window from Aegilops tauschii subsp. strangulata cultivar AL8/78 chromosome 7, Aet v6.0, whole genome shotgun sequence. Protein-coding genes within it:
- the LOC109784936 gene encoding putative F-box protein At1g47730 translates to MAEAAGATPLLTGLPDEITISEILVRLPPKPLLRCRAVSPAWRRATSTRDFLLSHHARQSALPLLYSHNDVADGGQSLDVTLFDHRAGVAAADQFQRVARLKTAPLEGGIDGSFTPLFYPVASCDGLLLLSIDCDLCICNPATRQYAPLEQLDGFMTVGLYPHPPTGQYRLLLYHETDQRAIYVFSIGSNQPPRRIGRPDPLADHGLLFRGSLHWHTGNRIMVFDTTTESFRQIRSPVAHEEDYGRLFEMGDMLGIFLLNDEKTTVDIWVMQDYQGEVWAFKCRVELPVAEIRDQSQNSSHYEEVMVVNGDGELLVLVGFEDWLFQVDIDGKLIASFHARGLPSYNIVHKQTLVQHTFFPTLEGYVINDSPFI